One genomic region from Jiangella sp. DSM 45060 encodes:
- a CDS encoding class I SAM-dependent methyltransferase: MIHQHPLAYLLGLEGVALLRAFAGEHDEEFVAARLAEIRSLLDDADELGAGGAAMELTSAEAYGWWAGGYDAPGNQLIDIEGPIVRSLLDSVPVGVALDAACGTGRHAEYLAALGHEVIGVDSSPEMLAVARTKVPSGSFLDGTLQALPVPDDGVDLVVCALALAHVPDLRPVFAEFARVLRPGGSLVVSDPRGRLGDVGLPIVVPGPGGGMGYLPNRSRLASEYLAAALPLGFEVRHCEEPMRPSPFVDPDGVPPGAVGAAPPLTPSGRPPNIWALHPLIPDAANAAYEGSPAAIVWRFQLSP, from the coding sequence GGCGAACACGACGAGGAGTTCGTCGCCGCGCGGCTGGCCGAGATCCGGTCGCTGCTGGACGACGCCGACGAGCTGGGCGCGGGCGGCGCGGCGATGGAGCTGACGTCGGCCGAGGCGTACGGCTGGTGGGCCGGCGGCTACGACGCACCCGGCAACCAGCTGATCGACATCGAGGGCCCGATCGTCCGCTCGCTGCTGGACAGCGTCCCGGTGGGCGTCGCGCTCGACGCGGCCTGCGGCACCGGACGGCACGCGGAGTACCTGGCCGCGCTCGGGCACGAGGTCATCGGCGTCGACAGCTCGCCGGAGATGCTGGCCGTCGCGCGGACGAAGGTGCCGTCGGGCTCGTTCCTGGACGGCACGCTCCAGGCGCTGCCGGTGCCGGACGACGGCGTCGACCTCGTCGTGTGCGCGCTCGCGCTCGCCCACGTCCCCGACCTGCGACCGGTGTTCGCCGAGTTCGCCCGCGTGCTCCGGCCCGGCGGTTCCCTGGTGGTGTCGGACCCCCGTGGAAGGCTGGGCGACGTCGGGCTGCCGATCGTCGTGCCCGGACCCGGCGGCGGCATGGGCTACCTGCCGAACCGCAGCCGGCTCGCCAGCGAGTACCTGGCGGCCGCGCTGCCGCTCGGCTTCGAGGTCCGGCACTGCGAAGAGCCGATGCGCCCGTCGCCGTTCGTCGACCCCGACGGCGTCCCGCCCGGCGCCGTGGGCGCGGCGCCGCCGCTCACCCCGTCGGGCCGCCCGCCGAACATCTGGGCGCTGCACCCGCTGATCCCCGACGCCGCCAACGCGGCCTACGAGGGCAGTCCGGCGGCGATCGTGTGGCGGTTCCAGCTGTCGCCGTAG
- a CDS encoding MFS transporter yields the protein MNSAPSPPVTAARHRRLPLAAVLGAYLTSVTCTAVSAIAIPWLVLSTTGSATRTGVAVFAEMAPYVAMQALSGPWVERFGPRRASWLANLVAGLVLLLVPLLYASGQLGYSALVALVAVVGAVRGVADCGSAPLVPGTASLSRTALSRAAGLHASAGQAGNLLGAPLAAVLLSLLPAPLVLLVSGGGFVLASLLVGLLVPDEVGGRTDAAEPYLRRIADGISFLARDPLLRALVVMIAATNLLNTGYLSVLLPSWVRDNGLSVAAVGTVAAASGVGALAGSLLGAWLAPRVNRWLAYAVGFLIGGSPLFVSLALSSSLLPVVVTAVCCGLAAGGINPIVGAVQYERIPAEMLPRVLGAVKASAWAGIPLGPVVVGALTDQAGVQPALVAVGVVMALLTLGPFVVPAFRLMNERPTGSAVTS from the coding sequence ATGAACTCGGCGCCGTCACCGCCGGTCACGGCCGCACGACACCGGCGGCTGCCGCTGGCCGCGGTCCTGGGCGCCTATCTCACCTCGGTCACGTGCACCGCCGTCTCCGCGATCGCCATCCCCTGGCTGGTGCTCAGCACGACCGGCAGTGCCACCCGCACCGGCGTGGCGGTGTTCGCCGAAATGGCTCCGTACGTCGCGATGCAGGCGCTCAGCGGTCCGTGGGTCGAGCGCTTCGGGCCGCGCCGGGCCAGCTGGCTCGCCAATCTCGTCGCGGGGCTGGTCCTGCTGCTCGTTCCCCTGCTGTACGCGAGCGGGCAGCTCGGCTACAGCGCGCTGGTAGCGCTGGTCGCCGTGGTGGGTGCGGTGCGCGGCGTGGCCGACTGCGGCAGCGCGCCGCTCGTTCCCGGCACGGCGTCGCTGAGCCGGACGGCACTGAGCCGGGCGGCCGGGCTGCACGCGTCGGCCGGACAGGCCGGCAACCTGCTCGGCGCGCCACTGGCCGCGGTACTGCTGAGCCTGCTGCCAGCGCCGCTGGTCCTGCTGGTCAGCGGGGGTGGCTTCGTGCTCGCGTCGCTGCTGGTCGGGCTCCTGGTGCCGGACGAGGTCGGCGGCCGCACCGATGCCGCCGAACCGTACCTGCGCCGGATCGCCGACGGCATCTCCTTCCTCGCCCGCGACCCCCTCCTGCGTGCTCTGGTCGTCATGATCGCCGCGACGAACCTGCTGAACACCGGCTACCTGAGCGTGCTGCTGCCGTCATGGGTCCGCGACAACGGGCTGTCCGTGGCCGCCGTCGGCACCGTCGCGGCGGCGTCGGGAGTGGGCGCGCTGGCCGGCAGTCTCCTCGGGGCCTGGCTGGCGCCGCGGGTGAACCGGTGGCTCGCCTACGCCGTGGGCTTCCTGATCGGCGGCTCGCCGCTGTTCGTGAGCCTGGCCCTGAGCAGCAGCCTGCTCCCCGTCGTCGTGACGGCGGTCTGCTGTGGCCTGGCGGCGGGCGGCATCAACCCGATCGTCGGCGCGGTGCAGTACGAGCGGATCCCGGCCGAGATGTTGCCCCGGGTGCTGGGTGCGGTGAAGGCGTCGGCCTGGGCCGGCATTCCGCTGGGACCGGTGGTCGTCGGCGCCCTGACCGATCAGGCGGGCGTCCAGCCGGCGCTCGTCGCCGTCGGCGTCGTCATGGCGCTGCTGACGCTCGGCCCGTTCGTGGTCCCCGCCTTCCGGCTGATGAACGAGCGGCCGACCGGGTCCGCGGTGACGTCGTAG
- a CDS encoding helix-turn-helix domain-containing protein, translated as MESSRSWPPSWFDPDRHDLLTPLNVRALAHPVRLTLLRLLREDGPATASSLGERIGQSSGVTSYHLRTMAEAGLVVEDASLGNRRDRWWRAAHEATTFSFRVPGQAGDTEHLEVAEQYLRMVAQVGYERVLSWISTLVERQDELVTSPWQLGETSLSLTDDEARELSEQIVALVARYRRDQEGRARGPGGPDEAAPPGRPERRRAVFQFQLLPDPHPVRAEPRR; from the coding sequence ATGGAGAGCTCGCGCTCGTGGCCGCCGTCGTGGTTCGACCCTGACCGGCACGACCTGCTCACCCCGCTGAACGTGCGGGCGCTGGCCCACCCCGTCCGCCTCACGCTGCTCCGGCTGCTGCGTGAGGACGGTCCGGCGACCGCGTCGTCGCTGGGCGAGCGGATCGGCCAGTCCAGCGGCGTCACCAGCTACCACCTGCGGACCATGGCCGAGGCCGGGCTGGTCGTCGAGGACGCCTCGCTGGGGAACCGGCGCGACCGCTGGTGGCGAGCCGCCCACGAGGCGACGACGTTCTCCTTCCGGGTGCCCGGGCAGGCCGGCGACACCGAACACCTCGAGGTCGCCGAGCAGTACCTGCGGATGGTCGCCCAGGTCGGCTACGAGCGCGTCCTGTCCTGGATCAGCACGCTGGTCGAGCGCCAGGACGAGCTCGTCACGTCGCCGTGGCAACTGGGCGAGACCTCGCTGAGCCTCACCGACGACGAGGCACGGGAGCTGTCCGAGCAGATCGTCGCGCTCGTCGCCCGGTACCGCCGGGACCAGGAGGGCCGGGCCCGCGGGCCGGGCGGACCGGACGAGGCGGCGCCGCCCGGCCGGCCGGAGCGGCGGCGGGCGGTGTTCCAGTTCCAGTTGCTGCCCGACCCGCATCCCGTCCGCGCCGAACCGCGCCGATGA